The genomic region GCTCGGAGAGCTCCTCGACGTCGTCCTCGCCGTCGAGCCGGCCGTGGAGTGCGTCGATGAGTGAGCCGACACCCCAGCTGCCGCTCACGGCGAGCACCGCGTGCGACGACGGGTGCTGCACACCGCCGCCGGCCGTCGCGGACGACCGCAGGGCGGTGCTGACGCGCCGGGTTCGGATGCTCGTCGCCGCCACCATCGCCTACAACGTGGTCGAGGCGGTCGTCGCCCTGGCCGCGGGCACGGTGGCGTCGTCCACGGCGTTGATCGGGTTCGGCCTGGACTCGGTGGTCGAGGTGGCCTCGGCCGCCGCGGTCGCCTGGCAGTTCTCCAGCGCTGATCCCGAGAAGCGCGAACGGGCGGCGCTCAAGGTGATCGCGGTGTCGTTCTTCGCATTGGCCGCCTACGTCACCGTCGAGTCCGTGTCGGCGTTGCTGCAGGGTGAACGCGCGGACCACTCGACCGTCGGCATCGTGCTCGCCGCCGTCTCGCTGCTGGTCATGCCGGGCCTGTCCTACGCCCAGCGGCGGGCGGGGCGTGAGCTGGGGTCGGCGAGCGCGGTCGCCGACTCGAAGCAGACGCTGTTGTGCACCTACCTGTCGGCGGTGCTGCTGGTGGGGCTCGCGGTCAACAGCCTGTTCGGCTGGTGGTGGGCGGATCCGGTGGCGGCACTCGTGATCGCGGTCGTGGCGGTCAGGGAGGGCCGGGAGGCTTGGCGCGGGCACCACTGCTGCTGAGAGCCGGGAGCTGTGCGGGGGACGTGGGCGTGGTCGACTGACGGCATGCGCGTTGTCGTGGTGTCCGGCGGCGATCCCGGCCATGTCGTGCCGGCGATCGCTCTGTGCCTGCGTTTCCTCGCGGCCGGGGATGACCCGGTCCTGCTCACCGGAGACCGCTGGGTCGACGCCGCCACCCGTGAGGGGATCCAGGCGTCGACGGTCGCCGGTCTGGCCCTGAGCGACCTGCGCGGTGAGGCGGACCTCGGCCGGGCGCTGCACGACCAGGCCGCGACCCTGGCCTGCGCGCTCACCCCGCAGCTCGCCGCGCTCGCACCCGACCTGGTGGTGTGCGACGTCCTGGCGCTGGGTGCGAGCATGGCCGCGGAGCTGCTGAGGGTGCCGTGGGCGCAGCTGTCACCGCATCCGCTCTACGAACCGTCGAAGGGCCTGCCGCCGATGGGCAGCGGGCTCGCGGCCGGGGTTGGGGTGCGCGGCAGGCTCCGGGACGCGGTGCTGCGGGCGTTGACGGCCAGGTCGATCCGTGAGGGCGAGCGGCAACGGGCCGTGGTGCGGCGCAGGATCGGGCTGAGCGGCAGAGGGGCGGGACCGGTGGCGCGGCTGATCGCGACGTTGCCCGCGTTGGAGGTGCCGCGACCGGACTGGCCCGCCAACGCGCACGTGGTCGGGCCGCTGCTCTGGGAGGCGAGCCAGGAGGTGATGACGCCGCCGCCGGGTGACGCGCCGTTGGTGATGATCGCGCCCTCGACGGCGTGGACCGGGGCGGCCGGGATGGCCGAGATGACGCTGGAAGCGGTGGCGGGACTCGGTGTCCGGGCGGTGGTGTCGACGTTCGCGCCGCCGCCGGAGACGTTGCCGGAGTGGGCGCGGTCGGGACCGGGCCGGCAGGACGAGCTGCTGCGGGAGGCCGCGGTGCTGGTCTGCGGTGGTGGGCACGGGATGCTCGTCAAGGCGTTGCGGTCGGCGGTGCCGGTCGTGGTCGTGCCCGGCGGCGGTGACCAGTGGGAGATGGCGAACCGGGTCGCGCGCCAGGGCAGCGGGGTGATCGTCCGTCCGGCCACTGTGGACGGTCTGCGGGCGGCGGTGGCGCGCGTCCTGGGAGATTCGTCGTTCGACAAAGCGGCGGCTGAGGCGGCGGCGAGTGGTGGAGATGTTCGAGATCCTGTTGAAGTATGTCGTACAGCGTTGAGTCTTGCGCGATGAGAGCGCTTCCACTTCGATGGGTGTATGCGCGGGTCAATGACGATGCTCGTGGTGGCGGCGGTGGTGGTCTCGACCGCCTCGCCGGCGGTGGCACAGCGTGATCGTGCCGCGGTGCCCGGCCTGTACCCGTCGGTCGGTGCCGGGACGAACTTCCTCAACCACGCCGAGCTGCTCGGCGACATGCCGGAACCTGCCTGGTACGAGGCGAACATCCCGTTCGTCGACCTGCCGGACCGGGAGATCCGCGA from Lentzea guizhouensis harbors:
- a CDS encoding cation transporter, with the translated sequence MSEPTPQLPLTASTACDDGCCTPPPAVADDRRAVLTRRVRMLVAATIAYNVVEAVVALAAGTVASSTALIGFGLDSVVEVASAAAVAWQFSSADPEKRERAALKVIAVSFFALAAYVTVESVSALLQGERADHSTVGIVLAAVSLLVMPGLSYAQRRAGRELGSASAVADSKQTLLCTYLSAVLLVGLAVNSLFGWWWADPVAALVIAVVAVREGREAWRGHHCC
- a CDS encoding glycosyltransferase; translation: MRVVVVSGGDPGHVVPAIALCLRFLAAGDDPVLLTGDRWVDAATREGIQASTVAGLALSDLRGEADLGRALHDQAATLACALTPQLAALAPDLVVCDVLALGASMAAELLRVPWAQLSPHPLYEPSKGLPPMGSGLAAGVGVRGRLRDAVLRALTARSIREGERQRAVVRRRIGLSGRGAGPVARLIATLPALEVPRPDWPANAHVVGPLLWEASQEVMTPPPGDAPLVMIAPSTAWTGAAGMAEMTLEAVAGLGVRAVVSTFAPPPETLPEWARSGPGRQDELLREAAVLVCGGGHGMLVKALRSAVPVVVVPGGGDQWEMANRVARQGSGVIVRPATVDGLRAAVARVLGDSSFDKAAAEAAASGGDVRDPVEVCRTALSLAR